A genomic region of Serinus canaria isolate serCan28SL12 chromosome 1A, serCan2020, whole genome shotgun sequence contains the following coding sequences:
- the IQSEC3 gene encoding IQ motif and SEC7 domain-containing protein 3 isoform X1 yields MLEHKYGGHLVSRRAACTIQTAFRQYQLSKNFEKIRNSLLESRMPRRISLRKVRVQNSESFSAEKALVEGYNFVGIPLVRSPSLPATISGALTELEDSFTEQVQSLAKSIDDALSTWSLKTMCSLQDGGSYQIRETFSASSMQPNQDLEAELQDQEKEEGLLPDTLPKSSSTLMMAFRDVTVQIDNKNISVSSSTSVSMANCLSSNDQAGLSPATKAEESPGEGEGEASELLSAPESLPENSLTSTEVDVSTNGTGDSSAEPDQMAVQKLQFDASNEAGQSKGLESENADNSEQLSSSSTSTSAKSASEVSSKEALQAMILSLPRYHCENPASCKSPTLSTDTMRKRLYRIGLNLFNINPDKGIQFLISRGFIPDTPIGVAHFLLQRKGLSRQMIGEFLGNSKKQFNRDVLDCVVDEMDFSGMELDEALRKFQAHIRVQGEAQKVERLIEAFSQRYCMCNPDVVQQFHNPDTIFILAFAIILLNTDMYSPNIKPDRKMMLEDFIRNLRGVDDGADIPRELVVGIYERIQQKELKSNEDHVTYVTKVEKSIVGMKTVLSVPHRRLVCCSRLFEVTDVNKVQKQAAHQREVFLFNDLLVILKLCPKKKSSSTYTFCKSVGLLGMQFHLFENEYYPHGITLVTPVSGSEKKQVLHFCALGAEEMQKFVEDLKESIAEVTELEQIRIEWELEKQQGTKTLSLRTNGAQMELQSKQGSPTGKKDLGEKVSDSTVEVSIHNRLQTYQHNSALGPESGMQPSMRLNMPREQLETALVPSHPASAGTLVQCQQIVKVIVLDKPCLARMEPALNQTLTRYVTSDSCTSTPWRGVGSGLPGTPMKLVHQPPLPPPPPPYNHPHQYCPPSSLLQRRRYSSGSRSLV; encoded by the exons ATGCTAGAACACAAATACGGCGGCCACCTGGTGTCTCGCAGGGCAGCTTGTACCATCCAGACTGCGTTCCGGCAGTACCAGCTCAGCAAGAACTTTGAGAAGATCCGCAACTCCCTGCTGGAGAGCCGCATGCCGCGCCGCATCTCCCTGAGGAAAGTCCGCGTCCAGAACTCGGAGAGCTTTTCCGCGGAGAAAGCCCTGGTGGAGGGGTACAACTTCGTGGGCATCCCCCTGGTGAGGTCCCCGTCCTTGCCAGCCACTATCAGTGGGGCACTAACTGAGCTGGAGGACTCCTTCACTGAACAAGTTCAGTCCCTGGCGAAATCCATCGATGATGCCCTCAGCACCTGGAGCCTGAAGACCATGTGCTCCCTGCAAGATGGGGGCTCCTACCAGATCAGGGAGACCTTCAGCGCTAGCTCCATGCAGCCAAACCAAGACTTAGAGGCTGAGCTACAGGatcaggagaaggaggaaggtCTCCTGCCAGATACTCTacccaagagcagcagcactctcATGATGGCTTTTCGAGATGTCACAGTTCAGATCGACAACAAGAACATCTCTGTCTCTTCATCTACCTCGGTGTCCATGGCAAACTGTCTCAGCAGCAACGACCAggctgggctctctccagctaCCAAGGCTGAAGAAAGcccaggagaaggggagggagaagCCAGTGAACTACTGTCTGCCCCAGAGAGCTTACCTGAGAACAGCCTCACTTCCACCGAGGTGGATGTCAGTACCaatggcacaggggacagcagtgctgagccGGATCAGATGGCGGTGCAGAAGCTCCAGTTTGATGCAAGCAATGAGGCAGGACAAAGCAAAGGCTTGGAGTCTGAGAATGCAGACaactcagagcagctgagcagcagcagcacctccaccTCAGCCAAGTCAGCCTCTGAGGTGTCCTCAAAAGAAGCCCTGCAGGCCATGATCCTCAGTCTCCCGAGGTACCACTGCGAGAACCCAGCCAGCTGCAAGTCCCCCACACTTTCCACAGACACCATGAGGAAACGCCTTTACCGCATTGGACTGAACCTCTTTAACAT aAACCCAGACAAAGGGATCCAGTTCCTGATCTCCCGAGGCTTCATCCCAGACACCCCCATTGGGGTGGCACACTTCCTGCTGCAGCGGAAGGGCCTCAGCCGCCAGATGATTGGGGAATTCCTGGGCAACAGCAAGAAGCAGTTCAACAGGGATGTTCTGGA CTGTGTGGTGGACGAGATGGACTTCTCAGGCATGGAGCTGGACGAAGCCCTGCGGAAATTCCAGGCGCACATCCGCGTGCAGGGGGAGGCGCAGAAGGTGGAGCGGCTCATCGAGGCCTTCAG ccagaggtaCTGCATGTGTAACCCAGATGTGGTCCAGCAGTTCCACAACCCGGACACCATCTTCATCTTGGCCTTTGCAATCATCCTCCTCAACACAGACATGTACAGCCCCAACATCAAGCCTGACAGGAAGATGATGCTGGAGGACTTCATTCGCAATCTGAGAG GGGTGGACGACGGTGCTGACATCCCTCGGGAGCTGGTGGTGGGGATCTATGAGAGGATCCAGCAGAAAGAGCTAAAATCTAATGAGGACCATGTAACTTATGTCACCAAAGTGGAAAAGTCCATAGTTGGAATGAAAACG GTCCTGTCGGTGCCCCACCGCCGGCTGGTGTGCTGCAGCCGCCTCTTCGAGGTGACTGATGTCAACAAAGTGCAGAAGCAGGCAGCTCACCAAAGGGAAGTCTTCCTCTTCAATGACCTGCTGGTG ATCCTCAAGCTTTGCCCGAAGAAGAAAAGCTCCTCAACATACACATTCTGCAAGTCAGTCGGCCTGCTAGGGATGCAGTTCCATCTCTTTGAGAATGAGT attaCCCCCATGGCATTACACTGGTAACTCCAGTTTCAGgctcagagaaaaaacaggTACTACACTTCTGTGCTCTGGGTGCTGAGGAAATGCAGAAGTTTGTGGAAGACCTGAAAGAGTCAATAGCAGAAGTGACAGAACTGGAACAGATACGAATTGAAT GGGAACTGGAGAAACAGCAAGGGACAAAGACTCTCTCCTTAAGGACCAACGGAGCCCAGATGGAACTGCAGTCTAAGCAAGGCTCTCCAACAG gcAAGAAGGATTTGGGGGAGAAGGTCTCGGACAGCACAGTGGAG GTGTCAATTCACAACAGGCTTCAAACGTACCAGCACAACTCCGCCCTGGGGCCCGAGAGTGGAATGCAGCCCAGCATGCGTCTTAACATGCCACgggagcagctggagacagCACTGGTGCCCTCACACCCCGCCTCGGCGGGGACACTTGTACAGTGCCAGCAGATTGTCAAAGTCATTGTCCTGGACAAGCCGTGCCTCGCTCGGATGGAGCCGGCCCTCAACCAGACTCTGACTCGCTACGTCACCTCCGACTCCTGCACCTCCACCCCCTGGCGCGGTGTGGGCAGTGGGCTCCCTGGAACCCCCATGAAGCTGGTCCATCAGCCTCCCCTGCCACCTCCACCCCCTCCCTACAACCACCCCCACCAGTATTGCCCCCCCAGCTCGCTGCTTCAGAGGCGCAGGTATTCCAGTGGCTCACGCAGCCTCGTGTAG
- the IQSEC3 gene encoding IQ motif and SEC7 domain-containing protein 3 isoform X3, translated as MLEHKYGGHLVSRRAACTIQTAFRQYQLSKNFEKIRNSLLESRMPRRISLRKVRVQNSESFSAEKALVEGYNFVGIPLVRSPSLPATISGALTELEDSFTEQVQSLAKSIDDALSTWSLKTMCSLQDGGSYQIRETFSASSMQPNQDLEAELQDQEKEEGLLPDTLPKSSSTLMMAFRDVTVQIDNKNISVSSSTSVSMANCLSSNDQAGLSPATKAEESPGEGEGEASELLSAPESLPENSLTSTEVDVSTNGTGDSSAEPDQMAVQKLQFDASNEAGQSKGLESENADNSEQLSSSSTSTSAKSASEVSSKEALQAMILSLPRYHCENPASCKSPTLSTDTMRKRLYRIGLNLFNINPDKGIQFLISRGFIPDTPIGVAHFLLQRKGLSRQMIGEFLGNSKKQFNRDVLDCVVDEMDFSGMELDEALRKFQAHIRVQGEAQKVERLIEAFSQRYCMCNPDVVQQFHNPDTIFILAFAIILLNTDMYSPNIKPDRKMMLEDFIRNLRGVDDGADIPRELVVGIYERIQQKELKSNEDHVTYVTKVEKSIVGMKTVLSVPHRRLVCCSRLFEVTDVNKVQKQAAHQREVFLFNDLLVILKLCPKKKSSSTYTFCKSVGLLGMQFHLFENEYYPHGITLVTPVSGSEKKQVLHFCALGAEEMQKFVEDLKESIAEVTELEQIRIEWELEKQQGTKTLSLRTNGAQMELQSKQGSPTGKKDLGEKVSDSTVEVLINASPARLTILPISRDTIKSYC; from the exons ATGCTAGAACACAAATACGGCGGCCACCTGGTGTCTCGCAGGGCAGCTTGTACCATCCAGACTGCGTTCCGGCAGTACCAGCTCAGCAAGAACTTTGAGAAGATCCGCAACTCCCTGCTGGAGAGCCGCATGCCGCGCCGCATCTCCCTGAGGAAAGTCCGCGTCCAGAACTCGGAGAGCTTTTCCGCGGAGAAAGCCCTGGTGGAGGGGTACAACTTCGTGGGCATCCCCCTGGTGAGGTCCCCGTCCTTGCCAGCCACTATCAGTGGGGCACTAACTGAGCTGGAGGACTCCTTCACTGAACAAGTTCAGTCCCTGGCGAAATCCATCGATGATGCCCTCAGCACCTGGAGCCTGAAGACCATGTGCTCCCTGCAAGATGGGGGCTCCTACCAGATCAGGGAGACCTTCAGCGCTAGCTCCATGCAGCCAAACCAAGACTTAGAGGCTGAGCTACAGGatcaggagaaggaggaaggtCTCCTGCCAGATACTCTacccaagagcagcagcactctcATGATGGCTTTTCGAGATGTCACAGTTCAGATCGACAACAAGAACATCTCTGTCTCTTCATCTACCTCGGTGTCCATGGCAAACTGTCTCAGCAGCAACGACCAggctgggctctctccagctaCCAAGGCTGAAGAAAGcccaggagaaggggagggagaagCCAGTGAACTACTGTCTGCCCCAGAGAGCTTACCTGAGAACAGCCTCACTTCCACCGAGGTGGATGTCAGTACCaatggcacaggggacagcagtgctgagccGGATCAGATGGCGGTGCAGAAGCTCCAGTTTGATGCAAGCAATGAGGCAGGACAAAGCAAAGGCTTGGAGTCTGAGAATGCAGACaactcagagcagctgagcagcagcagcacctccaccTCAGCCAAGTCAGCCTCTGAGGTGTCCTCAAAAGAAGCCCTGCAGGCCATGATCCTCAGTCTCCCGAGGTACCACTGCGAGAACCCAGCCAGCTGCAAGTCCCCCACACTTTCCACAGACACCATGAGGAAACGCCTTTACCGCATTGGACTGAACCTCTTTAACAT aAACCCAGACAAAGGGATCCAGTTCCTGATCTCCCGAGGCTTCATCCCAGACACCCCCATTGGGGTGGCACACTTCCTGCTGCAGCGGAAGGGCCTCAGCCGCCAGATGATTGGGGAATTCCTGGGCAACAGCAAGAAGCAGTTCAACAGGGATGTTCTGGA CTGTGTGGTGGACGAGATGGACTTCTCAGGCATGGAGCTGGACGAAGCCCTGCGGAAATTCCAGGCGCACATCCGCGTGCAGGGGGAGGCGCAGAAGGTGGAGCGGCTCATCGAGGCCTTCAG ccagaggtaCTGCATGTGTAACCCAGATGTGGTCCAGCAGTTCCACAACCCGGACACCATCTTCATCTTGGCCTTTGCAATCATCCTCCTCAACACAGACATGTACAGCCCCAACATCAAGCCTGACAGGAAGATGATGCTGGAGGACTTCATTCGCAATCTGAGAG GGGTGGACGACGGTGCTGACATCCCTCGGGAGCTGGTGGTGGGGATCTATGAGAGGATCCAGCAGAAAGAGCTAAAATCTAATGAGGACCATGTAACTTATGTCACCAAAGTGGAAAAGTCCATAGTTGGAATGAAAACG GTCCTGTCGGTGCCCCACCGCCGGCTGGTGTGCTGCAGCCGCCTCTTCGAGGTGACTGATGTCAACAAAGTGCAGAAGCAGGCAGCTCACCAAAGGGAAGTCTTCCTCTTCAATGACCTGCTGGTG ATCCTCAAGCTTTGCCCGAAGAAGAAAAGCTCCTCAACATACACATTCTGCAAGTCAGTCGGCCTGCTAGGGATGCAGTTCCATCTCTTTGAGAATGAGT attaCCCCCATGGCATTACACTGGTAACTCCAGTTTCAGgctcagagaaaaaacaggTACTACACTTCTGTGCTCTGGGTGCTGAGGAAATGCAGAAGTTTGTGGAAGACCTGAAAGAGTCAATAGCAGAAGTGACAGAACTGGAACAGATACGAATTGAAT GGGAACTGGAGAAACAGCAAGGGACAAAGACTCTCTCCTTAAGGACCAACGGAGCCCAGATGGAACTGCAGTCTAAGCAAGGCTCTCCAACAG gcAAGAAGGATTTGGGGGAGAAGGTCTCGGACAGCACAGTGGAG gTTTTAATCAATGCCTCCCCAGCCAGACTGACAATTTTACCAATTTCCAGAGATACAATTAAAAGTTACTGCTAG
- the IQSEC3 gene encoding IQ motif and SEC7 domain-containing protein 3 isoform X2, which yields MLEHKYGGHLVSRRAACTIQTAFRQYQLSKNFEKIRNSLLESRMPRRISLRKVRVQNSESFSAEKALVEGYNFVGIPLVRSPSLPATISGALTELEDSFTEQVQSLAKSIDDALSTWSLKTMCSLQDGGSYQIRETFSASSMQPNQDLEAELQDQEKEEGLLPDTLPKSSSTLMMAFRDVTVQIDNKNISVSSSTSVSMANCLSSNDQAGLSPATKAEESPGEGEGEASELLSAPESLPENSLTSTEVDVSTNGTGDSSAEPDQMAVQKLQFDASNEAGQSKGLESENADNSEQLSSSSTSTSAKSASEVSSKEALQAMILSLPRYHCENPASCKSPTLSTDTMRKRLYRIGLNLFNINPDKGIQFLISRGFIPDTPIGVAHFLLQRKGLSRQMIGEFLGNSKKQFNRDVLDCVVDEMDFSGMELDEALRKFQAHIRVQGEAQKVERLIEAFSQRYCMCNPDVVQQFHNPDTIFILAFAIILLNTDMYSPNIKPDRKMMLEDFIRNLRGVDDGADIPRELVVGIYERIQQKELKSNEDHVTYVTKVEKSIVGMKTVLSVPHRRLVCCSRLFEVTDVNKVQKQAAHQREVFLFNDLLVILKLCPKKKSSSTYTFCKSVGLLGMQFHLFENEYYPHGITLVTPVSGSEKKQVLHFCALGAEEMQKFVEDLKESIAEVTELEQIRIEWELEKQQGTKTLSLRTNGAQMELQSKQGSPTGNRAPSTQLFFWSGSTAFANVFSLVPVRISAKRSVQFCVLLP from the exons ATGCTAGAACACAAATACGGCGGCCACCTGGTGTCTCGCAGGGCAGCTTGTACCATCCAGACTGCGTTCCGGCAGTACCAGCTCAGCAAGAACTTTGAGAAGATCCGCAACTCCCTGCTGGAGAGCCGCATGCCGCGCCGCATCTCCCTGAGGAAAGTCCGCGTCCAGAACTCGGAGAGCTTTTCCGCGGAGAAAGCCCTGGTGGAGGGGTACAACTTCGTGGGCATCCCCCTGGTGAGGTCCCCGTCCTTGCCAGCCACTATCAGTGGGGCACTAACTGAGCTGGAGGACTCCTTCACTGAACAAGTTCAGTCCCTGGCGAAATCCATCGATGATGCCCTCAGCACCTGGAGCCTGAAGACCATGTGCTCCCTGCAAGATGGGGGCTCCTACCAGATCAGGGAGACCTTCAGCGCTAGCTCCATGCAGCCAAACCAAGACTTAGAGGCTGAGCTACAGGatcaggagaaggaggaaggtCTCCTGCCAGATACTCTacccaagagcagcagcactctcATGATGGCTTTTCGAGATGTCACAGTTCAGATCGACAACAAGAACATCTCTGTCTCTTCATCTACCTCGGTGTCCATGGCAAACTGTCTCAGCAGCAACGACCAggctgggctctctccagctaCCAAGGCTGAAGAAAGcccaggagaaggggagggagaagCCAGTGAACTACTGTCTGCCCCAGAGAGCTTACCTGAGAACAGCCTCACTTCCACCGAGGTGGATGTCAGTACCaatggcacaggggacagcagtgctgagccGGATCAGATGGCGGTGCAGAAGCTCCAGTTTGATGCAAGCAATGAGGCAGGACAAAGCAAAGGCTTGGAGTCTGAGAATGCAGACaactcagagcagctgagcagcagcagcacctccaccTCAGCCAAGTCAGCCTCTGAGGTGTCCTCAAAAGAAGCCCTGCAGGCCATGATCCTCAGTCTCCCGAGGTACCACTGCGAGAACCCAGCCAGCTGCAAGTCCCCCACACTTTCCACAGACACCATGAGGAAACGCCTTTACCGCATTGGACTGAACCTCTTTAACAT aAACCCAGACAAAGGGATCCAGTTCCTGATCTCCCGAGGCTTCATCCCAGACACCCCCATTGGGGTGGCACACTTCCTGCTGCAGCGGAAGGGCCTCAGCCGCCAGATGATTGGGGAATTCCTGGGCAACAGCAAGAAGCAGTTCAACAGGGATGTTCTGGA CTGTGTGGTGGACGAGATGGACTTCTCAGGCATGGAGCTGGACGAAGCCCTGCGGAAATTCCAGGCGCACATCCGCGTGCAGGGGGAGGCGCAGAAGGTGGAGCGGCTCATCGAGGCCTTCAG ccagaggtaCTGCATGTGTAACCCAGATGTGGTCCAGCAGTTCCACAACCCGGACACCATCTTCATCTTGGCCTTTGCAATCATCCTCCTCAACACAGACATGTACAGCCCCAACATCAAGCCTGACAGGAAGATGATGCTGGAGGACTTCATTCGCAATCTGAGAG GGGTGGACGACGGTGCTGACATCCCTCGGGAGCTGGTGGTGGGGATCTATGAGAGGATCCAGCAGAAAGAGCTAAAATCTAATGAGGACCATGTAACTTATGTCACCAAAGTGGAAAAGTCCATAGTTGGAATGAAAACG GTCCTGTCGGTGCCCCACCGCCGGCTGGTGTGCTGCAGCCGCCTCTTCGAGGTGACTGATGTCAACAAAGTGCAGAAGCAGGCAGCTCACCAAAGGGAAGTCTTCCTCTTCAATGACCTGCTGGTG ATCCTCAAGCTTTGCCCGAAGAAGAAAAGCTCCTCAACATACACATTCTGCAAGTCAGTCGGCCTGCTAGGGATGCAGTTCCATCTCTTTGAGAATGAGT attaCCCCCATGGCATTACACTGGTAACTCCAGTTTCAGgctcagagaaaaaacaggTACTACACTTCTGTGCTCTGGGTGCTGAGGAAATGCAGAAGTTTGTGGAAGACCTGAAAGAGTCAATAGCAGAAGTGACAGAACTGGAACAGATACGAATTGAAT GGGAACTGGAGAAACAGCAAGGGACAAAGACTCTCTCCTTAAGGACCAACGGAGCCCAGATGGAACTGCAGTCTAAGCAAGGCTCTCCAACAGGTAACAGGGCACCCAGCACCCAACTGTTTTTTTGGTCTGGAAGTACTGCCTTTGCAAATGTGTTCTCACTAGTTCCTGTGAGAATATCTGCAAAAAGAAGTGTTCAGTTTTGTGTCCTTTTGCCTTAG